Proteins from a single region of Streptomyces spectabilis:
- a CDS encoding toxin-antitoxin system, toxin component produces MGVERTMRRLCNTLLAGLELPSSATTVDLFAALCARMSQERSRRVTFQLVHFPTTSSVSGLWLNLDGQDLLAVERHTDPSHQCVIFGHEVWHMYQGQCRPGGQEAVLATRLLAGKVDLESAKDAVLRVAARTHFDNETEEREADAFGYRLSTRCRPLLRPSADGSRTPRDALARRIEAALGHRGPQE; encoded by the coding sequence ATGGGAGTCGAGCGGACCATGCGCCGCCTGTGCAACACGCTGCTGGCCGGACTCGAACTGCCCTCCTCAGCCACGACAGTCGACCTCTTCGCGGCGCTGTGCGCCCGCATGAGCCAGGAGCGGTCCCGGAGGGTCACGTTCCAACTGGTGCATTTCCCCACCACGTCGTCCGTGAGCGGGCTCTGGCTGAATCTCGACGGCCAAGACCTGCTGGCCGTGGAGCGGCACACCGACCCGAGTCACCAGTGTGTGATCTTCGGCCACGAAGTCTGGCACATGTATCAGGGCCAGTGCCGTCCCGGCGGACAGGAAGCGGTGCTCGCCACCCGGCTGCTGGCCGGGAAAGTCGACCTGGAATCCGCCAAGGACGCGGTCCTCCGGGTGGCGGCCCGCACCCACTTCGACAACGAGACGGAGGAGCGCGAGGCCGACGCCTTCGGCTACCGGCTCAGTACGCGCTGCCGTCCCCTGCTGAGACCGTCCGCCGACGGCAGCCGCACACCGCGCGACGCGCTGGCTCGACGCATCGAAGCGGCACTGGGGCACCGCGGGCCACAGGAGTAG
- a CDS encoding FG-GAP repeat domain-containing protein gives MSSANPGTSADLVQQARNVDVSAADWVYLRDTIRVNSALSHEIRGDKPAPGTRLVLIAREITHDPGYVLSVTGHPVLLVAETYRGNGGGVDTTGPVGVGGEIGSAGGTGGGAGGRDGKSGGPGGNGGPGGAATPITLLAARASNVRLVARGGRGGSGGTGGQGGQGKDGTKPPKPGEDGRDPGYGGPGGRGGNGAVGGPGAQIRVETVERSGVLGDGSGGDAGPAGAGGGGGAGGGGYNGPGEPGRDGPAGQPGPAAGPGVTPAFLTHTADAWWAIARGELGAVYTEAWAEYRTRVGEFLFRCYAPGLADRNDNRITAGHEFTQALVLRPGHARAVELSRYLATNLTPLGVPYDVDVVPHFPAQEQFVTAYGDLVVGVYTAATDLLLFAKGEAQKIQLVETDLGHLNDMKTVLDTERRAAKAGVDAAKGRADILDKQLREVQAQLDAVRTKMASERLEFPPGNDLGPVIGAAIVVAAAVSALYTGGATIAAMLVASDMLAKTAASMEGFDTATGKYRDGSYLVNWFDWASGVPKPRPGIDIKTSKLTDLGDKAAAFINASGTLVQLFQAKVDGKLENEEKNLLVRQLELARERALQMLEITHQQLNLAVADAKIAVNANDIARLTNLEGGWQRDISQLIDICRRMITRNQHYMDLLTEYCYYANRTVDLWTFSSHAPAFTFDFGYLHPDDIENAYHPLARGDDSRVNGLLEQYQYSKRQLSALMDRRKEYDSYGLNQDVHYLRLTAPEVLNALRTHGTASFTVPLDAFADRFEMKTAYLHVGLLGATCANPRMTVLVEHPGAATNRYRDGSPRTATAGPRSSTVQATFDKNDPGRPMTDQAFYGRSPATTWRITIEPAAAQEAQLDLGGLSAAYVTLWYWHFRRKSPGPAPAPMIVRADFDGDGIVDETVWEPEQGLWHVRRSSDGETLTETWGQAGDFPVPADYDGDGTAELAVFDPSSGKLFTRPLLGNRPVAYHWATADHTLTVEEQTGAERLATALEACAGQLSGNQRAAEAVDPQQTACLLLRRLTQLDPRHLPQTAQALVRLTHFLAAAGRWEESVITGREVIALCRRLAADHPQDDALAHRAAEALIGIAGHWWQKPDLQAEAADLALQGTSTAGMLAAKNPTYRPQLAAWATSPTTPFLAHVGRTDEAHLLGTQAITLYRTLAAQNPADDELVYRVSWSSIEVSLHLWSKPELQGRATEITVSAIDNLRTLSRRSPSYRRQLAQWAASPAAAFLAQSGRWDEAVAVGDESISLYRTLVAENPDDDELAYRLSWASIDIALHLWGKPELQAKATGLTVSAVDNLRTLSTKNPSHRPQLADWIMSPASAFLVSTGQRQRAIDLVREAVDLYTQLNTEDPVTYGPKLANAKKTLEQLEA, from the coding sequence ATGAGTTCAGCCAACCCTGGGACCTCTGCGGACCTGGTACAGCAGGCGCGCAACGTCGACGTATCCGCAGCCGACTGGGTCTATCTGCGGGACACCATCAGGGTCAACAGCGCCCTGTCGCACGAGATCCGCGGGGACAAACCGGCCCCGGGGACGCGGCTGGTGCTGATCGCTCGTGAGATCACGCACGATCCCGGGTACGTCCTGTCCGTGACCGGGCACCCAGTGCTGCTGGTTGCCGAGACCTACCGGGGCAACGGCGGAGGCGTCGACACCACTGGACCTGTCGGTGTCGGCGGCGAGATCGGCAGCGCCGGGGGCACCGGCGGCGGTGCGGGGGGCCGCGACGGCAAGTCCGGAGGCCCGGGCGGCAACGGCGGGCCAGGGGGCGCGGCCACTCCGATCACCCTGCTCGCGGCGCGAGCGAGCAACGTACGGCTGGTCGCGCGGGGCGGCAGGGGTGGCTCGGGCGGCACCGGCGGCCAAGGAGGTCAGGGCAAGGACGGCACCAAGCCGCCCAAGCCGGGCGAGGACGGCCGGGATCCCGGCTACGGCGGCCCGGGCGGACGCGGCGGAAACGGGGCAGTCGGCGGGCCGGGTGCCCAGATACGCGTGGAGACCGTCGAGCGTTCGGGCGTGCTGGGCGACGGCAGTGGCGGCGACGCAGGACCCGCCGGGGCGGGAGGCGGCGGAGGAGCCGGAGGCGGGGGCTACAACGGCCCCGGAGAGCCCGGGCGGGACGGTCCGGCGGGCCAGCCCGGCCCGGCTGCGGGCCCGGGCGTGACCCCCGCGTTCCTCACGCACACCGCCGACGCGTGGTGGGCCATAGCGCGCGGGGAGCTGGGAGCGGTGTACACCGAGGCCTGGGCGGAGTACCGCACACGGGTCGGCGAGTTCCTGTTCCGCTGCTACGCACCGGGCCTGGCGGACAGGAACGACAACCGGATCACGGCCGGGCACGAGTTCACCCAGGCGCTCGTGCTGCGGCCGGGGCATGCCCGCGCGGTGGAACTCTCCCGGTACCTCGCCACCAACCTGACCCCCCTCGGGGTGCCGTACGACGTGGATGTCGTGCCGCACTTCCCGGCACAGGAGCAGTTCGTCACCGCCTACGGCGATCTGGTGGTGGGTGTGTACACGGCGGCGACGGACCTGCTGCTCTTCGCCAAGGGGGAGGCGCAGAAGATCCAGCTGGTCGAGACCGATCTGGGCCACCTCAACGACATGAAGACGGTCCTGGACACGGAGCGAAGGGCGGCCAAGGCGGGAGTCGACGCCGCCAAGGGCCGGGCGGACATCCTCGACAAACAGCTGCGCGAGGTCCAGGCCCAACTCGACGCGGTCCGCACGAAGATGGCCAGCGAGCGCCTGGAGTTCCCGCCGGGAAACGATCTGGGTCCGGTGATCGGTGCCGCCATCGTGGTCGCCGCCGCCGTCTCCGCCCTCTACACCGGCGGGGCCACCATCGCGGCCATGCTCGTCGCGAGCGACATGCTCGCCAAGACCGCCGCGTCCATGGAAGGCTTCGACACCGCTACGGGGAAGTACCGGGACGGCAGCTATCTGGTCAACTGGTTCGACTGGGCCAGCGGCGTTCCCAAGCCGCGCCCCGGGATCGACATCAAGACCTCCAAGCTCACCGACCTCGGTGACAAGGCCGCCGCGTTCATCAACGCGTCCGGCACCCTGGTCCAGCTCTTCCAGGCCAAGGTCGACGGGAAGCTGGAGAACGAGGAGAAGAACCTCCTGGTCCGGCAGTTGGAGCTGGCGAGGGAGCGGGCGCTGCAGATGCTGGAGATCACCCATCAGCAGCTGAACCTGGCCGTGGCCGATGCCAAGATCGCCGTCAATGCGAACGACATCGCGCGCCTGACGAACCTGGAGGGGGGCTGGCAGCGTGACATCTCCCAGCTCATCGACATCTGCCGCCGGATGATCACCCGCAACCAGCACTACATGGACCTGCTGACCGAGTACTGCTACTACGCCAACCGGACAGTGGACCTCTGGACCTTCAGCAGCCACGCGCCCGCCTTCACCTTCGACTTCGGCTATCTGCACCCGGATGACATCGAGAACGCCTACCACCCGCTGGCCCGCGGCGACGACAGCCGTGTGAACGGCCTGCTGGAGCAGTACCAGTACTCCAAGAGGCAGCTGTCCGCGCTCATGGACCGGCGCAAGGAGTACGACTCGTACGGCCTGAACCAGGACGTCCACTACCTCCGCCTGACCGCTCCCGAGGTGCTGAACGCGCTCAGGACCCACGGCACCGCGAGCTTCACCGTCCCCCTCGACGCGTTCGCCGACCGCTTCGAGATGAAGACCGCCTACCTGCACGTCGGCCTGCTGGGCGCCACCTGTGCCAACCCCCGCATGACCGTACTGGTCGAGCATCCGGGCGCGGCCACCAACCGGTACCGCGACGGCTCCCCGCGCACGGCGACGGCCGGCCCCCGGTCCAGCACGGTCCAGGCGACCTTCGACAAGAACGACCCCGGCAGGCCGATGACCGACCAGGCCTTCTACGGCCGCAGCCCCGCCACGACCTGGCGCATCACCATCGAGCCGGCCGCCGCCCAGGAGGCCCAGCTCGACCTCGGCGGCCTGAGCGCCGCCTACGTCACCCTCTGGTACTGGCACTTCCGCCGGAAGTCCCCTGGTCCGGCGCCCGCGCCCATGATCGTACGGGCGGACTTCGACGGCGACGGCATCGTGGACGAGACGGTCTGGGAACCGGAGCAGGGGCTCTGGCACGTCCGGCGGTCCTCGGACGGTGAAACCCTCACCGAGACCTGGGGCCAGGCCGGTGACTTCCCGGTACCCGCCGACTATGACGGCGACGGCACAGCGGAGCTGGCCGTGTTCGACCCCTCCAGCGGCAAGCTGTTCACCCGTCCCCTGCTCGGCAATCGACCGGTGGCGTACCACTGGGCCACCGCCGACCACACCCTGACCGTCGAGGAGCAGACGGGAGCGGAACGCCTGGCCACCGCGTTGGAGGCGTGCGCCGGCCAGCTGTCCGGGAACCAGCGCGCCGCGGAAGCCGTCGATCCGCAACAGACGGCGTGCCTCCTCCTGCGCCGCCTGACCCAGCTGGACCCCCGCCACCTGCCCCAGACCGCCCAGGCACTGGTCCGCCTGACGCACTTCCTCGCGGCAGCGGGCCGCTGGGAGGAGTCGGTGATCACCGGCCGGGAAGTCATCGCACTCTGCAGGCGGCTCGCCGCGGATCACCCGCAGGACGACGCACTCGCCCACCGCGCCGCCGAGGCCCTGATCGGGATCGCCGGGCACTGGTGGCAAAAGCCCGACCTCCAGGCCGAAGCCGCCGACCTCGCCCTCCAAGGCACCTCGACGGCCGGCATGCTGGCGGCCAAGAACCCCACCTACCGGCCCCAGCTCGCCGCCTGGGCCACCTCGCCGACCACGCCGTTCCTCGCGCACGTCGGCCGCACGGACGAGGCGCATCTGCTCGGAACACAGGCCATCACCCTCTACCGCACGCTCGCCGCGCAGAACCCGGCCGACGACGAGCTCGTCTACCGCGTCTCGTGGTCGTCCATCGAGGTCTCCCTCCACCTCTGGAGCAAGCCGGAACTCCAGGGCAGGGCGACGGAAATCACCGTCTCAGCCATCGACAACTTGCGGACCCTCAGCAGAAGGAGCCCCTCCTACCGTCGGCAGCTCGCCCAGTGGGCGGCTTCTCCGGCAGCGGCATTCCTCGCACAGTCGGGGCGTTGGGACGAGGCCGTGGCGGTGGGCGACGAGTCGATCAGTCTCTATCGCACGCTCGTCGCGGAGAACCCGGATGACGATGAGCTTGCCTACCGCCTCTCGTGGGCATCGATCGACATCGCTCTCCACCTGTGGGGCAAGCCCGAGCTCCAGGCCAAGGCGACCGGTCTCACCGTCTCAGCTGTCGACAACTTGCGGACCCTCAGCACGAAGAACCCCTCCCACCGCCCGCAACTGGCCGACTGGATCATGTCGCCCGCGTCTGCCTTCCTGGTCAGCACGGGCCAGCGGCAGCGCGCCATTGACCTGGTGCGGGAAGCCGTCGACCTCTACACCCAGCTCAACACCGAGGACCCCGTCACCTACGGGCCCAAACTCGCCAACGCCAAGAAGACACTGGAGCAACTCGAAGCGTGA
- a CDS encoding MAB_1171c family putative transporter: MQDSAYYFPAAALAVATAAKTPALIRHRHDPFLRSVCALLVLSVAVFFFAAPPTIAAVNDLTGIVNFSAPLVYCVMSAFSAACLALIINWRGGRPEDVRRAARGWITAYGVVIVLLITLFVRGDAPVERLRDLDTYYANTPYIREMIVLYLVSNTVAAVVMTTLCWRWSMRVHGWLRAGLVVIVIGYAGNLAFDATKYAAVVARWNGADWDEWSTDYAPPLAAGGAVTSAVGYLLPLVGQRLSDARRNWSAFRALGPLWRALHRDALLPPVPMPWWSSSGLRLTQREAAIYDGLLALTPRLDPAVHERARARALRAGAHADEAEAIALAAMVVCALDGRGEIRPPSEDASSPTLAVSSRVLVRMSRALAQSPVVHAVRQDASRGVRQDASRAESQPS; the protein is encoded by the coding sequence GTGCAGGACTCGGCCTACTACTTCCCCGCTGCGGCTCTGGCCGTGGCCACCGCCGCCAAGACGCCTGCCCTGATCCGTCACAGGCACGATCCGTTCCTGCGGTCGGTGTGTGCCCTGTTGGTCTTGTCCGTGGCCGTGTTCTTCTTCGCCGCGCCGCCGACCATCGCAGCCGTGAACGACCTCACCGGCATCGTCAACTTCTCGGCTCCGCTGGTGTATTGCGTCATGTCTGCCTTCAGCGCCGCCTGCCTGGCCCTGATCATCAACTGGCGCGGCGGGCGGCCCGAGGACGTCCGCCGTGCCGCCCGCGGTTGGATCACCGCCTACGGGGTGGTCATCGTGCTGCTGATCACGCTGTTCGTACGCGGTGACGCCCCCGTCGAGCGGCTGCGCGACCTGGACACTTACTACGCCAACACCCCTTACATCCGCGAGATGATCGTGCTGTACCTGGTGTCGAACACGGTGGCGGCCGTGGTGATGACGACGCTGTGCTGGCGCTGGTCGATGAGGGTGCACGGCTGGCTGCGCGCGGGACTGGTCGTCATCGTCATCGGCTACGCGGGCAATCTCGCCTTCGACGCCACCAAGTACGCCGCCGTCGTCGCCCGCTGGAACGGCGCCGACTGGGACGAGTGGAGCACCGACTACGCCCCGCCGCTGGCCGCGGGCGGCGCCGTGACCAGCGCCGTGGGGTATCTGCTCCCGCTGGTCGGGCAGCGGCTGTCCGACGCCCGGCGCAACTGGTCCGCGTTCCGGGCCCTGGGCCCGCTGTGGCGCGCCTTGCACCGGGACGCGCTCCTGCCGCCCGTCCCGATGCCGTGGTGGTCGTCTTCCGGGCTGCGCCTCACTCAGCGCGAGGCCGCCATCTACGACGGTCTGCTCGCCCTGACTCCCCGCCTGGACCCGGCGGTGCACGAGCGGGCCCGGGCCAGGGCGCTGAGGGCCGGGGCGCACGCGGACGAGGCGGAAGCCATCGCTCTGGCCGCGATGGTCGTCTGCGCACTGGACGGCAGGGGGGAGATCCGGCCGCCTTCGGAGGACGCCTCCTCCCCCACGCTGGCGGTCAGTTCAAGGGTCCTGGTACGCATGTCCCGTGCCTTGGCCCAGTCTCCCGTCGTCCATGCCGTCCGCCAGGACGCCTCACGCGGCGTGCGCCAGGACGCCTCACGCGCAGAGAGCCAGCCGTCATGA